From Trueperella pecoris, a single genomic window includes:
- the ftsE gene encoding cell division ATP-binding protein FtsE has protein sequence MITFENVTKIYQRGAAPALDDVSLNIDRGEFVFLVGASGSGKSTMLALVLAEERPTSGKVHVLGKDLAAVSSRRVPFLRRQIGTVFQDFRLLQDKNVFDNVALAMQVIGKPRHAISKEVPQVLELVGLDGKEKRRMHELSGGEKQRVAIARAMVNRPELLLADEPTGNLDHKTALGIMRLLDRINRQGTTVVMATHDQAIVNQLRKRVIELVSGDVVRDQDRGVYGGSQA, from the coding sequence ATGATCACTTTTGAAAACGTCACGAAGATCTATCAGCGAGGGGCCGCTCCCGCGCTTGATGACGTGAGCCTAAATATTGACCGCGGGGAGTTCGTCTTCCTTGTAGGTGCTTCCGGTTCGGGTAAGTCCACGATGCTGGCGCTCGTGTTGGCCGAGGAACGGCCGACCTCCGGAAAGGTTCACGTGTTGGGCAAGGACCTGGCGGCAGTGTCCTCGCGGCGTGTACCTTTTCTGCGCCGCCAGATCGGCACGGTCTTCCAAGATTTCCGCTTGTTGCAGGACAAGAACGTTTTCGACAACGTCGCCCTCGCGATGCAGGTGATTGGCAAGCCGCGCCACGCTATCTCGAAGGAAGTGCCGCAGGTCCTCGAGCTCGTGGGCCTTGATGGCAAGGAGAAGCGCCGCATGCATGAGCTCTCCGGCGGCGAAAAGCAGCGTGTGGCGATCGCACGCGCGATGGTGAACCGCCCCGAGTTGCTTCTTGCTGACGAGCCGACGGGCAACCTCGACCACAAGACGGCCTTGGGAATCATGCGTCTGCTCGACCGGATTAATCGCCAGGGGACGACGGTGGTGATGGCCACTCACGACCAGGCGATCGTCAATCAGCTTCGTAAGCGAGTTATTGAGCTTGTGAGCGGAGACGTGGTGCGTGATCAGGACCGCGGCGTCTACGGAGGTAGCCAGGCATGA
- a CDS encoding type II secretion system F family protein has translation MVSGFIIGAAFWAGILLVFLALFYKPAQLATRVLPYVATRPRRPAPRRRVKALVAKALDAVGSTNASVERRTNLLGDLSLSDFRVRQLQWGTAGFAFGALLAFALVMRGAPVVVALVSIALSLGAGVLGADWDLSARVRRRQKAYTAQLPDVVEILALAAASGESVRVAIERVCAIGEGEIVDELRRTMSEVHAGQPLTGALSEMGQRSGNRHVARFSEAIVTALEQGSGLAASLHAQACDTRDAARRELLETGGKAEIAMMVPVVFIIMPLTVVFTVFPALQALNLN, from the coding sequence GTGGTTAGCGGGTTCATCATCGGTGCGGCGTTCTGGGCCGGCATCCTCCTCGTGTTCCTCGCGTTGTTCTACAAGCCAGCACAGCTCGCCACGCGCGTGTTGCCCTACGTGGCCACACGTCCCAGGCGGCCGGCTCCACGGCGGCGCGTGAAGGCGCTGGTGGCCAAGGCACTTGACGCCGTCGGCTCGACCAACGCTTCCGTCGAACGTCGTACCAACCTCCTTGGCGATCTTTCGCTCTCGGATTTCCGGGTCAGACAACTCCAATGGGGAACTGCGGGATTCGCTTTTGGAGCCCTTCTGGCGTTTGCCCTGGTGATGCGTGGGGCGCCAGTCGTTGTGGCGCTTGTCAGCATTGCCTTGAGCCTAGGCGCGGGCGTCCTTGGAGCGGACTGGGATTTGTCTGCGCGCGTGCGCAGGCGCCAGAAGGCCTACACTGCCCAGCTCCCAGACGTGGTGGAGATCCTAGCGCTCGCGGCGGCATCAGGAGAATCTGTTCGGGTTGCGATCGAACGCGTGTGTGCCATCGGCGAGGGCGAGATCGTGGACGAACTACGTCGCACAATGAGCGAGGTTCACGCCGGCCAGCCACTGACGGGCGCATTGAGCGAAATGGGGCAACGCTCCGGGAACCGCCATGTGGCCCGGTTTAGCGAGGCAATCGTCACGGCGCTCGAGCAGGGGAGCGGGCTCGCGGCTTCTCTCCACGCCCAGGCGTGCGATACGCGCGATGCGGCACGGCGAGAGCTACTCGAGACCGGAGGCAAAGCTGAGATCGCCATGATGGTGCCGGTCGTCTTCATCATCATGCCGCTAACCGTGGTCTTTACCGTGTTCCCAGCGCTCCAAGCGCTGAACCTGAACTAG
- a CDS encoding adenylate kinase — protein sequence MPRATFDDVVRARRVLFYGVTGSGKSTAASRFGRASGLPVVLVDDAVGWLPADVAPWTNRDDESMRAIATELAATEEWVFDSAYQQFRDVVFERAQVMIALDYPRWLSLWRLVRRTWRRAVDGLEVCNGNRENWKQVLSRDSILRWHFHSFASKRARMREMEVASTGLAVLRLTHPRQLEELIGVFSRL from the coding sequence ATGCCGCGGGCTACCTTCGACGACGTCGTCCGCGCGCGCCGCGTCCTCTTCTACGGTGTTACGGGCTCCGGGAAATCCACGGCAGCAAGTCGATTTGGGCGGGCGAGCGGTCTTCCGGTTGTCCTGGTGGACGACGCCGTCGGGTGGCTTCCAGCCGATGTGGCGCCGTGGACTAACAGGGACGATGAGTCCATGCGGGCCATCGCTACTGAGCTGGCGGCGACCGAGGAGTGGGTATTTGATTCGGCCTACCAACAATTCCGCGATGTTGTGTTCGAACGCGCACAGGTCATGATCGCGCTCGATTATCCACGTTGGTTGTCTCTCTGGCGGCTTGTGCGCCGCACATGGCGGCGTGCGGTCGATGGTCTTGAGGTCTGCAACGGTAATCGTGAAAACTGGAAGCAGGTGTTGAGCCGGGACTCGATCCTTCGATGGCACTTTCACTCCTTTGCTTCCAAGCGTGCCAGGATGCGCGAGATGGAAGTGGCATCCACCGGGCTTGCCGTGTTACGCCTGACCCATCCGCGCCAGCTTGAAGAACTTATCGGCGTTTTCTCGCGGCTGTGA
- the prfB gene encoding peptide chain release factor 2 yields MAIDYQQELDNLRRVFNQIEAVSDVPALKATIADLTEKSAAPDLWDDPDAAQAVTSRLSHAQAELDRVEKMGQRVADAETLLEMAVEESTSDLAVGQELYAELEKEIEKISADLSDLEIKTLLSGEYDERDAVVTIRSGAGGVDAADFAQMLQRMYLRWAERHGYKTKVMDTSYAEEAGIKSTTFEVSAPYAYGTLSVEAGTHRLVRISPFDNQGRRQTSFAAVEVIPLIETTDSIEIPETELKIDVFRSSGPGGQSVNTTDSAVRMTHIPTGLTVSMQDEKSQIQNRAAALRVLQSKLLQKRHEEEQAKKKELAGDVKASWGDQMRSYVLHPYQMVKDLRTGHEVGNTDSVFDGDLDGFIDAGIRWRQSQKEAE; encoded by the coding sequence GTGGCCATTGATTATCAGCAAGAACTAGACAACCTCCGCAGGGTCTTTAACCAGATCGAGGCGGTTAGTGACGTCCCCGCCTTGAAGGCGACTATTGCCGACCTCACCGAGAAGTCGGCCGCCCCCGATCTGTGGGACGATCCGGATGCGGCTCAGGCGGTGACGTCGCGGCTTTCCCACGCCCAGGCCGAACTTGATCGTGTGGAAAAGATGGGTCAGCGCGTTGCGGACGCTGAAACGCTGCTCGAGATGGCGGTGGAGGAGTCCACCTCCGATCTTGCTGTCGGCCAGGAGCTTTACGCCGAGCTGGAAAAGGAGATCGAGAAGATCTCTGCGGACCTGTCCGACCTTGAGATTAAGACATTGCTCAGTGGCGAATACGATGAGCGCGACGCCGTCGTCACGATTCGCTCCGGAGCGGGCGGCGTCGATGCGGCAGACTTTGCGCAGATGCTACAGCGCATGTACCTGCGTTGGGCAGAACGTCACGGCTACAAGACGAAGGTGATGGACACGTCCTATGCCGAGGAAGCGGGCATCAAGTCCACGACGTTCGAGGTCTCGGCTCCCTATGCCTACGGCACGCTGTCGGTGGAGGCCGGCACGCACCGCCTGGTGCGCATCTCTCCCTTCGACAATCAGGGACGCCGCCAGACGTCTTTCGCCGCTGTGGAAGTCATTCCTCTGATCGAAACCACAGACTCGATCGAGATCCCCGAAACGGAGCTGAAGATTGACGTTTTCAGGTCCTCGGGGCCGGGCGGGCAGTCGGTGAATACCACGGATTCGGCGGTGCGAATGACGCACATCCCCACGGGGCTGACCGTATCCATGCAGGATGAGAAGTCGCAGATTCAGAATCGCGCCGCGGCGTTGCGAGTTCTTCAGTCCAAGCTGTTGCAAAAGCGCCACGAAGAAGAGCAAGCGAAGAAGAAGGAGCTTGCAGGCGATGTGAAGGCATCATGGGGCGATCAGATGCGTTCCTACGTTCTTCACCCCTATCAGATGGTCAAGGATCTGCGCACCGGACACGAAGTGGGCAACACCGATTCTGTTTTCGATGGCGACCTTGATGGCTTTATCGACGCCGGCATCCGGTGGCGCCAGTCGCAAAAAGAGGCGGAATAA
- a CDS encoding CpaF family protein, with amino-acid sequence MNRELGEVNPASAIAWLDERVRELVRSSRIDPQLNTDALERLIDDALAEYEDLTVAGAVSPMSDADSARRRLRDDIGGFGPLQVLIDDPQIEEIWINEPGRVFYARDGVSQLSNIVLEDRQVRDLVERMLRASGRRLDLSQPFVDAALHSGERLHVAIPDITRKYWAINIRKYIVRPRRLRQLVELGTLSDQAASFLDAAIDCGLNVIVSGATQAGKTTFLRALLGAIPPGQRVITAEEVFELNLAHRDVVAMQTRPANLEDRGEITLRRLVRESLRMRPDRIVIGEVRQAEAFDMLIALNSGIPGACTIHANSARDAVNKLSVLPLLAGENVTADFVLPTVASTIDLLVHLHRDRDGRRRVREIVGLTGRMEGDVVETSEIFVDRGQGIERGAGYVPHPELFDERGYDLRVLLGGERWLL; translated from the coding sequence GTGAACAGAGAACTCGGCGAGGTCAATCCCGCAAGCGCAATCGCATGGCTCGATGAGCGGGTGCGCGAACTCGTCCGCTCCTCTCGAATCGATCCGCAGCTGAACACGGACGCCCTCGAACGCCTCATTGACGATGCCTTAGCAGAATATGAGGATCTGACGGTCGCGGGGGCGGTGAGCCCCATGAGCGACGCCGATTCCGCGCGCCGAAGGCTCCGTGACGATATTGGAGGATTCGGTCCGCTTCAGGTGCTTATTGATGACCCACAGATCGAGGAGATTTGGATCAACGAGCCCGGGAGGGTGTTCTATGCACGGGACGGTGTTAGCCAGCTGTCCAACATCGTTCTCGAAGATAGGCAAGTGAGGGATCTCGTTGAGCGCATGTTGCGGGCCTCGGGGCGCAGGCTCGATCTCTCGCAGCCATTTGTTGACGCGGCGTTGCATTCCGGCGAGCGTCTCCACGTGGCGATTCCGGACATCACTCGCAAGTACTGGGCTATCAATATTCGCAAATACATAGTCCGGCCTCGCAGACTTCGGCAGCTTGTGGAGCTGGGAACGCTGTCCGATCAGGCCGCGTCTTTTCTCGATGCCGCCATCGACTGTGGGCTCAACGTGATCGTCTCGGGTGCGACTCAGGCCGGCAAGACCACTTTTCTTCGCGCCTTACTCGGTGCGATCCCACCCGGTCAACGCGTGATTACCGCGGAGGAAGTCTTTGAGCTTAACCTCGCCCATCGCGACGTTGTCGCCATGCAGACCCGGCCAGCAAATCTCGAGGATCGTGGTGAGATCACCTTGCGTAGGCTCGTACGGGAATCGTTGCGCATGCGTCCAGACCGCATCGTCATTGGGGAAGTGCGCCAGGCCGAAGCTTTCGACATGCTCATCGCCCTGAATTCGGGGATTCCCGGTGCGTGCACGATTCACGCCAATTCGGCCCGCGATGCCGTGAACAAGCTAAGCGTGCTTCCGTTGCTTGCTGGAGAAAACGTCACGGCTGACTTCGTCCTTCCGACCGTGGCAAGCACCATTGACCTCCTCGTCCATCTTCACCGTGACCGGGACGGGAGGAGGCGCGTCCGTGAGATCGTAGGGCTCACGGGCCGGATGGAGGGTGACGTCGTCGAGACGAGCGAAATCTTCGTTGACCGTGGTCAGGGGATCGAACGCGGCGCTGGCTACGTGCCCCACCCAGAACTTTTCGACGAACGCGGTTACGATCTGCGCGTCCTGCTGGGAGGCGAGCGATGGCTTTTGTGA
- a CDS encoding type II secretion system F family protein encodes MAFVIGTLMGLGVYLIGLAYRSPRDMAFPAKLWARMWPALVAGIAGFLLARMISQSVPISLAIAVLGAAIPGLWRGSRERRRKELLRDVWPEVIDDVVANVRVGLPIGESLALLAVRGPEVMRPAFTQFAQYLRADGRLDPALDELKSTLADPMTDRILESLRLAHDLGSRDLSSTLASLAKLVREDNRARGELLARQSWTVNGARLAAVAPWAMLLLFSTRPGTIEAFTTSTGVAILVGGFVLTLFAYWLMLRLGRLPEDERIFGNSGGMQRG; translated from the coding sequence ATGGCTTTTGTGATCGGAACGCTGATGGGCCTGGGTGTCTACCTTATCGGCTTGGCTTACCGCAGCCCCCGTGACATGGCTTTTCCAGCCAAGCTGTGGGCACGAATGTGGCCTGCGCTCGTGGCTGGCATTGCAGGCTTTCTTCTTGCCCGCATGATTTCTCAGTCTGTGCCGATATCGCTTGCGATCGCGGTCCTCGGTGCGGCAATCCCGGGCCTCTGGCGAGGTTCTCGTGAACGACGGCGCAAGGAGCTGCTGCGTGACGTCTGGCCCGAAGTGATTGACGACGTCGTAGCGAACGTTCGCGTCGGGTTGCCGATAGGCGAGTCGCTCGCGCTGTTGGCTGTACGTGGGCCCGAAGTGATGCGTCCGGCATTTACGCAGTTCGCACAGTATCTGCGAGCGGACGGCCGCCTTGATCCGGCCCTCGATGAGCTGAAGAGCACCCTCGCCGATCCGATGACTGATCGGATTCTCGAGTCGTTGCGGCTTGCACACGACCTCGGAAGTAGGGACCTGTCCTCAACCCTTGCAAGCCTTGCCAAGCTCGTCCGTGAGGATAATCGGGCACGTGGGGAGTTGCTCGCTCGCCAGTCGTGGACTGTCAACGGTGCGCGGCTGGCTGCTGTTGCTCCCTGGGCTATGCTCCTGCTCTTTTCCACGCGGCCAGGCACGATCGAGGCGTTTACGACGTCGACCGGCGTGGCGATCCTCGTGGGCGGCTTTGTTCTGACCTTGTTTGCGTACTGGCTCATGCTGCGCCTCGGGCGTCTGCCTGAGGACGAGCGCATCTTCGGCAATTCCGGAGGGATGCAACGTGGTTAG
- the smpB gene encoding SsrA-binding protein SmpB gives MPKAWKKESGKLTPAQKAKEAADAKKVVARNKKARHDYFIDKTYEAGLVLAGTEVKALRAGRASLMEAWIDFDRRGEAWLVGANIPVWSTGGWTNHAPTQKRKLLLHKDELRTLAVKVKEKGTTVVPLELYFVRGRAKIEIGLARGKQEWDKRETLRRKQDQREAERAVSEARKRAR, from the coding sequence ATGCCGAAAGCTTGGAAGAAGGAAAGCGGTAAGCTGACCCCTGCCCAAAAGGCGAAGGAGGCGGCGGACGCGAAGAAGGTCGTCGCCCGCAATAAGAAGGCTCGCCACGACTATTTCATCGACAAGACGTATGAGGCGGGCCTCGTGCTCGCTGGCACGGAGGTCAAGGCGTTGCGGGCTGGGCGCGCGTCTCTTATGGAGGCGTGGATCGATTTTGATCGGCGTGGGGAGGCTTGGCTCGTGGGTGCCAATATTCCGGTGTGGTCCACCGGTGGCTGGACGAACCACGCCCCCACGCAGAAGCGCAAGCTTCTCCTACATAAGGACGAGCTACGCACGCTGGCCGTGAAGGTCAAGGAAAAGGGCACCACCGTCGTGCCACTCGAGCTCTATTTTGTCCGTGGTCGCGCCAAGATCGAAATCGGCTTGGCTCGTGGCAAGCAGGAATGGGACAAGCGCGAGACGCTTCGCCGCAAGCAAGATCAGCGTGAGGCCGAGCGCGCAGTGTCTGAGGCACGCAAGCGCGCACGTTAA
- the ftsX gene encoding permease-like cell division protein FtsX has translation MRLRFIFSQVFKGLRANFALSASVTLVTFVSLMFVGAAVLLQDQIESAKNDWYDRVEVSAFLCAPDQNTPQCAAGEATQEQIDSLKTYLNSPDMAKYVDKVYFESKEEAYTNFREYLAGSAWVDTVAPEQMQASFRVKLVDPQEYDVVRESIEGRPGVDTVIDQREQLKPLFNMLNRFTLIAGALAGIMIITAFLLIPATIRLSAMFRRNETEIMRFVGASNAFIQAPFILEGLLAALIGSIAAIAALWVAVAYFVHDWFAGSWLRIITGNDVLMLAPWLLLGALVVAGLASFLALRRYTRV, from the coding sequence ATGAGGCTTCGTTTCATTTTCAGCCAGGTCTTCAAAGGCCTGCGGGCGAACTTTGCGCTCTCGGCGTCGGTCACCCTCGTGACCTTCGTGTCCCTCATGTTCGTGGGTGCGGCCGTGTTGTTGCAGGATCAGATCGAGTCGGCGAAGAACGACTGGTACGACCGCGTGGAGGTCTCGGCTTTTCTGTGTGCCCCTGACCAAAACACTCCTCAATGTGCGGCAGGCGAGGCCACCCAGGAGCAGATCGATTCTTTGAAGACCTATCTCAATTCACCGGACATGGCCAAGTACGTCGATAAGGTGTACTTCGAGTCGAAGGAAGAGGCCTACACGAATTTCCGTGAATACTTAGCGGGTAGCGCCTGGGTTGATACAGTTGCCCCCGAGCAGATGCAAGCCTCTTTCCGTGTTAAGCTCGTCGATCCCCAAGAGTACGACGTCGTCCGGGAGAGCATCGAGGGGCGCCCCGGCGTCGACACGGTGATCGATCAACGCGAGCAACTCAAACCATTATTTAACATGCTCAACCGCTTCACGCTCATTGCAGGAGCGCTGGCTGGCATCATGATCATCACCGCGTTTTTGCTTATCCCGGCAACGATTCGACTCTCGGCCATGTTCCGCCGCAACGAGACGGAAATTATGCGATTTGTGGGCGCCTCGAACGCGTTTATCCAGGCTCCGTTCATTCTTGAAGGCCTTCTAGCCGCGCTCATCGGCTCCATCGCCGCGATCGCCGCGCTGTGGGTGGCAGTGGCCTACTTCGTCCATGACTGGTTTGCCGGCTCGTGGCTGCGCATCATTACCGGCAACGACGTGCTCATGCTGGCGCCGTGGCTCCTGCTTGGCGCTCTTGTCGTGGCTGGCTTGGCATCGTTCCTCGCGCTGCGCCGCTACACGAGGGTCTAG
- a CDS encoding HAD-IIA family hydrolase, with the protein MSAWLIDMDGVLVHEGMALDGAKEFLERLDERDIPHLILTNNSIFTTRDLSARLASSGLEVPAERIWTSALATAKFLADQSEDRRAFVIGEAGLTTALYEEGFVMTSSDPEFVVLGETRTYSFEMLTTGIRLIQGGARFIATNPDATGPSADGDIPATGAVAAMIEKATGRRPFFVGKPNPVMLRNGLNKIGAHSEDTSIVGDRMDTDIQAGVETGLQTHLVLTGSTKREDIVKFPYRPDHVHESIADVIDFI; encoded by the coding sequence ATGAGTGCATGGCTGATTGATATGGATGGCGTCCTCGTACACGAGGGCATGGCGCTTGATGGTGCGAAGGAATTTTTGGAGCGCCTTGACGAACGCGACATCCCGCACCTGATCTTGACGAATAATTCGATTTTTACGACGCGCGACCTGTCGGCTCGCCTTGCCTCTTCCGGCCTCGAGGTGCCTGCAGAGCGTATCTGGACGTCGGCGCTTGCGACGGCGAAGTTCTTAGCTGATCAGAGCGAAGATCGGCGGGCATTTGTGATCGGCGAGGCCGGATTGACGACGGCCTTGTACGAGGAGGGCTTCGTGATGACGTCGTCGGATCCGGAGTTCGTGGTGCTGGGTGAGACTCGCACATATTCGTTTGAGATGCTGACCACGGGTATTCGGCTTATCCAAGGAGGCGCGCGGTTTATTGCGACTAATCCTGATGCGACCGGCCCCTCTGCCGACGGCGACATCCCGGCCACGGGCGCTGTCGCGGCCATGATTGAGAAGGCGACTGGCCGCCGGCCGTTCTTTGTGGGCAAGCCCAACCCGGTCATGTTGCGTAACGGGTTGAACAAGATCGGGGCCCATTCGGAGGATACCTCGATCGTGGGCGACCGCATGGACACCGACATTCAGGCGGGTGTGGAGACCGGTCTGCAGACGCATTTGGTGCTCACCGGTTCGACGAAGCGCGAGGACATCGTGAAGTTCCCCTATCGCCCTGACCACGTGCACGAGTCGATCGCGGACGTGATCGACTTTATTTAA
- a CDS encoding M23 family metallopeptidase gives MRKLTSALAALMLAVSGATMVINSAPAFADERSDLVEQQQEHKREKERLQSELEGIDVSLQDAYLKLEETRGKIPEAEAAVASAQNELAAAVREAEANRALLDAAQGELAGIKDAIAENVANADATRKSLGELARATYRGDTMPSTMEMLVGSATAEDFANAYRAQAAVSRSHASSLNEFQQRAAQSKNREARQSAVEKQIQDLKNKAEALVETQTVKKNEADARKAELLELESSIVAQSEEFEAKKTDYQSSLQNIEAEGEKTAQRIAAIDEENRRKKEAAERAAREAAERARQRPGAPAPAPAQASASWIQPPVPAPVYVTSPWGMRVYPFGGTWMHNGVDLRSRCGEPQTAPADGVVSDVVPAAGNGTHGNQIFINHGVVGGNSYVTVTNHLSAFNVSRGQKVSKGQVIGWTGQTGRVTGCHVHFEVWQNGRVIDPMTLSSFTRRWS, from the coding sequence ATGCGCAAGCTCACATCGGCACTCGCCGCGCTCATGCTCGCCGTTTCTGGAGCGACGATGGTCATCAACTCCGCGCCGGCATTCGCCGACGAGCGCTCGGACCTGGTTGAACAGCAGCAAGAGCACAAGCGCGAGAAGGAGCGGTTGCAGTCCGAGCTGGAGGGCATCGATGTGAGTCTGCAGGATGCCTATCTCAAGCTTGAAGAAACTCGCGGCAAGATCCCCGAGGCTGAGGCCGCGGTGGCCAGCGCGCAGAACGAACTCGCGGCGGCCGTGCGCGAGGCGGAGGCCAACCGGGCGTTGCTCGATGCGGCCCAAGGCGAGCTTGCTGGCATCAAGGACGCTATCGCCGAGAACGTCGCCAATGCTGACGCGACGCGCAAGTCTTTGGGCGAGCTCGCTCGCGCGACCTACCGCGGTGACACGATGCCTTCGACGATGGAGATGCTTGTCGGTTCTGCCACCGCGGAGGACTTCGCCAACGCCTATCGCGCGCAGGCGGCGGTCTCGCGCTCTCATGCGTCGTCGTTGAACGAGTTTCAGCAGCGGGCGGCCCAATCAAAGAATCGCGAGGCGCGTCAGAGCGCTGTCGAGAAACAAATTCAGGACTTGAAGAACAAGGCCGAAGCGTTGGTTGAGACGCAGACCGTGAAGAAGAACGAGGCCGACGCGCGTAAGGCGGAGTTGCTCGAGCTTGAGTCGAGCATCGTTGCCCAGTCGGAAGAGTTTGAGGCGAAGAAGACCGACTACCAGTCCTCGCTTCAAAATATCGAGGCCGAAGGCGAAAAGACGGCCCAGCGCATTGCCGCCATTGACGAAGAGAATCGACGCAAGAAGGAAGCTGCTGAACGTGCGGCACGCGAGGCGGCGGAACGTGCACGTCAGCGCCCAGGAGCTCCCGCGCCGGCGCCGGCGCAAGCCTCGGCAAGCTGGATTCAGCCACCCGTACCCGCCCCGGTTTATGTGACTTCGCCGTGGGGAATGCGTGTCTATCCCTTTGGCGGAACATGGATGCATAACGGCGTTGACTTGCGTTCGCGATGTGGCGAGCCACAGACTGCACCGGCTGACGGCGTCGTCTCCGACGTTGTGCCCGCCGCCGGAAACGGAACCCACGGCAACCAGATATTTATCAACCATGGGGTCGTGGGAGGTAACTCCTACGTGACGGTGACAAATCACCTCTCAGCATTTAATGTCTCCCGTGGTCAAAAAGTGTCGAAAGGTCAGGTCATAGGGTGGACAGGGCAGACGGGCCGCGTCACAGGGTGCCACGTTCATTTCGAGGTGTGGCAGAACGGGCGAGTCATCGATCCCATGACGCTGAGTTCGTTTACTCGCCGCTGGTCATGA
- a CDS encoding S66 family peptidase, with translation MGKKMLAPKTINPGDKVALLSPAWAAPAYFPEIHAQAVERLERLLDVEVIEYPTTRKMNASLEERAADVNAAFADPSIRAILTSVGGDDQIRLTRLLDPALPQADPKPFFGYSDNTNILNWLWINGVSAYHGGATQVHFGPGPLVDAEHLVTLRAALFGWGDTLMPTTTDSQDFGFDWSMPEALTEDSPRGPALPVEFLGSDDAVTGHTWGGCLEVLDQLAIADRLPPAADLEGAILILETSELIPPADTVGRWIRAFGERGYLDAAAGLIFARPVVDDRDAPAPAEALRSRHDSYTEYLLANLSLYRRDLPVCLNLPFGHTRPQLILPYGGEVTLDPVAETVTAHFPHAERYTPTTPQTRPAPNTHLAKDTHLA, from the coding sequence ATGGGTAAAAAGATGCTGGCTCCGAAGACGATCAATCCCGGCGACAAGGTCGCGCTGCTGTCCCCCGCCTGGGCAGCTCCGGCGTATTTCCCGGAGATTCATGCGCAGGCTGTTGAGCGCCTCGAGCGGCTCCTCGACGTCGAGGTGATCGAATACCCGACCACCCGAAAAATGAACGCCAGCCTAGAAGAGCGCGCAGCCGACGTCAACGCAGCCTTCGCTGATCCGAGCATCCGGGCAATCCTCACGAGCGTCGGCGGCGATGACCAAATCCGCCTGACCAGGCTCCTCGACCCCGCTCTCCCCCAGGCCGATCCTAAGCCGTTCTTCGGCTATTCGGACAACACCAACATCCTCAACTGGCTGTGGATCAACGGCGTGTCCGCCTACCACGGCGGCGCCACACAGGTACATTTTGGCCCCGGTCCGCTCGTCGACGCCGAACACCTCGTCACGCTCCGCGCGGCACTTTTCGGCTGGGGAGATACCCTCATGCCCACCACCACCGACTCTCAAGATTTCGGCTTCGACTGGTCCATGCCCGAGGCACTCACGGAAGACTCACCGCGCGGGCCCGCGCTCCCGGTGGAATTTCTTGGCAGTGACGACGCCGTCACTGGGCACACGTGGGGCGGCTGCCTCGAGGTGCTCGATCAGCTAGCGATCGCCGACCGCCTGCCGCCCGCGGCCGACCTCGAAGGGGCGATCCTCATCCTTGAAACCTCGGAGCTCATTCCTCCCGCCGACACCGTGGGCAGGTGGATCCGAGCCTTCGGAGAACGTGGCTACCTCGACGCGGCGGCAGGTCTCATTTTTGCACGGCCGGTCGTGGACGACCGCGACGCGCCCGCACCTGCAGAGGCGCTTCGATCCCGACACGACTCCTACACCGAATATCTACTGGCAAACCTCTCCCTCTACCGCCGTGACCTACCGGTTTGTCTCAACCTGCCCTTCGGCCACACGCGCCCGCAGCTCATCCTTCCCTATGGCGGCGAAGTGACACTCGATCCGGTAGCCGAGACAGTAACCGCGCACTTCCCGCACGCCGAGCGATACACACCCACGACGCCACAAACCCGACCCGCGCCCAACACTCACCTCGCAAAGGACACTCACCTAGCATAG